Genomic DNA from Frondihabitans sp. PAMC 28766:
GCTAGGCGGGCGACCCGAACGGGCCACGGCGAACGTAGGGGCCGAAGCCTGCCATCTCCTATGAGTTTCGCCAGCGCAACCGATGAGTCCGCGCCCGGTGGCCGCTACGGCACGATGACGGCACGACCGCGGATCGTGCTGGCGTGCAGGTCTTCGTAGGCCTTCGGGCCGTCGTCGAGCGTGTACTGCTGGATCTCGACGTCGATCTTGCCGGCGCGTGCCAGGTCGAGCACCTCGATGAGCTCACCTCGATAACCCCAGTAGGGGATGCGCACGGCGACGTCGTAGTTGATCGTGCCGAAGCCGAACGCGACCTCGCCGCCGCCGATGCCGACCACGGTGACGTCGGCGTCGATGCCGGCGACCGAGACGGCGAGCGGGATGGTCGGCTTCGCGCCGACGAAGTCGAAGACCGCGTCGGCCCCGAGACCGGCGGTGATCTCCATGATCCTGTCGTGGGCCGTGGCGTCGCTGATCAGCGTGATGTCGGCGCCGACCTCCTGGGCGAGCTCCAGCTTCTGATCATTGACGTCGAGGGCGATCACGGTCGCGCCCGAGAGAGCCTTCAGGATCTGGATGCCGACGTGGCCGAGACCGCCGGTGCCGATCACGACGGCGAAGGTGCCGGCGCCGAGCTTCGGCAGCGAGCGCTTGATCGCGTGGTAAGGGGTGAGGCCGGCGTCGGTCAGCGAAACGTTCTTGATCGGGTCGAGGTCGCCCAGCGGCACGAGGTGGCGGGGGTCGTCGACGATCATGTACTCGGCCATCGAGCCGTCGGTGCCGAGCCCGGGAGGCGTGATGCCGAGGTCCCGGGCGTTGGTGCAGTAGTTCTCGTGCCCCTCGGAGCAGTTGTGGCAGTATCCGCAGCCCCACGGCCCGTAGACGGCGACCGCGTCGCCCACCGCGACGGTCGAGACGCCTTCGCCGAGCTCGTGCACGATGCCCGCGCCCTCGTGGCCGAGCGTCATCGGCAGCGGGTAGCCGGCGGCCGTGTACTCGTCTTCCGACAGGCCCATCACGTAGTCGTCGGAGTGGCAGACGCCCGCGGCGGTGACCTTGAGCAGCACCTGGCCGGGGCCGGGTTTCGGGATGGGGATCTCGACGACTTCGGGTGCTTGTCCGACGGCGGTGTAACGCAGAGCCTTCACGGCTGTTCTCCTCTTGATAGACGACACGTGTGGTTCACGGGCCGACCCTTGGATTATGCTCCTGGTTTCTGCGAACGGCGACCCTCGAAGCGGGCGCTAGGACCTCGGGCGAGGGCGTGCCAGACTTGTTCGAGGCGATCTCTCGGCCGCCCTTGATCCCGCCGCCGGACCACTGACGTTCCGACCCATCCCCCTCGTCGAAGGAACCCCACGGCTTCGTGACCACGACTCCCCTGCGCGACAGATCGCACCTGGCCTCCCTCTCGGCCCTCCTGTTCGACCTCGACGGCGTCCTGACGCCCACCGCCGAGGTGCACATGCGCGCCTGGGCGACGCTCTTCACCGACTACCTCTCGGCCCACGCCCCCGAGGCGGCGCCCTACACCGACGCCGACTACTTCGACTACATCGACGGCAAGCCGCGCTACGACGGCGTCCGCTCGATGCTGGCGTCGCGCGGCATCACACTGGCCGAGGGGCTGCCGACCGACGCTCCCGAGGCCGACACCGTCTGCGGTCTCGGCAACCGCAAGAACGCCGTGTTCGCCGCCGAGCTCGAGCAGAACGGCGTGAATCCCTACCCGGGCTCGGTCGCCTTCCTCGACGCGGCGATCGCCGCCGGGTACCAGGTCGCCGTGGTCTCGAGCTCGCGCAACGCGGTGCCGGTGCTCACGGCCGCGGGCCTCCGCGACCGATTCGACGTGATCGTCGACGGCGAGGTCGCCGCGCGCGACGGGTTGGCGGGCAAGCCGGCCCCTGACACCTACCTCGACGGCGCACGGCTGCTCGGCCTCACCGCCGCCCAGTGCGTCGTCGTCGAAGACGCGCAGTCGGGCGTCCAGGCCGGCCGGGCCGGCGACTTCGGCCTCGTGGTGGGCGTCGACCGCGGCGTCGGGCCCCAGGCGCTCATCGACTTCGGGGCCGACTTCGTGGTCGACGACCTCGGTGTGCTCGTCGACTCCCTCTCCCCCACGTCCCCAGCCACTTCGGAGCACCACTCATGAGCGTCATCACGTCCGATCCGCTGGATCGCAACCGCTTTCCCGTCGACGAGTGGGCGCTCGTCGAGCAGGAGTTCGCGCCCGACGACCAGGGCGTCTCCGAGACGGTGTTCGCCGTCGGCAACGGCTACCTCGGCATGCGCGGCAACCTCGACGAGGGCCGCGGCGGGCAGTCGTACGGCACCTACATCAACGGGTTCCACGAGACCTGGCCCATCCGTCACGCCGAGGAGGCCTTCGGGTTCGCGCGCGTCGGCCAGACGATCGTCAACGTGCCCGACGCCAAGGTGATCCGCCTCTACGTCGACGACGAGCCCTTCGTGCTCGCCGAGGCCGACATCCTCGGCTACACCCGGAAGATCGACTTCCGTGAGGGATACCTGGTCCGCGAGATCGTCTGGCGCACGCCGTCGGGCAAGCGCGTGCTGATCACGAGCCGACGCCTGGCGTCGCTCACCGATCGCCACCTCGCGGTCATCGAGTACGAGGTGACGATGCTGGAGGGCGACGCGTCGGTGCTGCTGTCGTCGCAGATCCTGAACCGTCAAGATCTGGGCGACGAGTATCACGCCGGCATGCGCGCTGCGGCGAGCTTCGACCCGCGGAAGGCCGAGTCGTTCGCCGACCGGGTGCTCCAGCCGGTCGTCAAGAAGGTCACCGGCACGCGCTACGTGCTCGGCTACCGCACCA
This window encodes:
- a CDS encoding HAD family phosphatase; the encoded protein is MTTTPLRDRSHLASLSALLFDLDGVLTPTAEVHMRAWATLFTDYLSAHAPEAAPYTDADYFDYIDGKPRYDGVRSMLASRGITLAEGLPTDAPEADTVCGLGNRKNAVFAAELEQNGVNPYPGSVAFLDAAIAAGYQVAVVSSSRNAVPVLTAAGLRDRFDVIVDGEVAARDGLAGKPAPDTYLDGARLLGLTAAQCVVVEDAQSGVQAGRAGDFGLVVGVDRGVGPQALIDFGADFVVDDLGVLVDSLSPTSPATSEHHS
- a CDS encoding NAD(P)-dependent alcohol dehydrogenase; the encoded protein is MKALRYTAVGQAPEVVEIPIPKPGPGQVLLKVTAAGVCHSDDYVMGLSEDEYTAAGYPLPMTLGHEGAGIVHELGEGVSTVAVGDAVAVYGPWGCGYCHNCSEGHENYCTNARDLGITPPGLGTDGSMAEYMIVDDPRHLVPLGDLDPIKNVSLTDAGLTPYHAIKRSLPKLGAGTFAVVIGTGGLGHVGIQILKALSGATVIALDVNDQKLELAQEVGADITLISDATAHDRIMEITAGLGADAVFDFVGAKPTIPLAVSVAGIDADVTVVGIGGGEVAFGFGTINYDVAVRIPYWGYRGELIEVLDLARAGKIDVEIQQYTLDDGPKAYEDLHASTIRGRAVIVP